Proteins co-encoded in one Methanobrevibacter sp. genomic window:
- a CDS encoding ABC transporter permease, translating to MFNDKQLFKNFSKYSFLLRELVKRDVSGKYKDSTLGFLWSFLNPLLSMIVLTIVFSFIFGKTIKNFPVYLLCGKLLFDFFAAGTNGAMNSIKGNAAIIKKIYVPKYMFSVGIICSEFVNFLISLVVLVAVMIVTKAPFYWSLIYAPIPIFFLVILIFGVGLILATATTFFTDIKYLYGVLVMLLAYMTPIFYPISIIPKQFIFFFKLNPLYAAVTSFRDIVLNGTFPGTGTLLYLIASSIVSLIIGIYVFRKYQNKFIFNL from the coding sequence ATGTTTAATGATAAGCAATTGTTTAAAAATTTTTCCAAATATTCTTTTTTATTGAGAGAACTTGTTAAAAGGGATGTGAGTGGAAAATATAAGGATTCAACATTGGGGTTCTTATGGAGTTTTTTAAACCCTCTTTTATCAATGATTGTATTAACAATTGTATTTTCATTTATTTTTGGAAAAACCATTAAAAATTTCCCAGTTTATTTGTTATGTGGTAAATTATTATTTGATTTCTTTGCAGCTGGGACAAATGGTGCTATGAATTCCATTAAAGGAAATGCAGCCATTATTAAAAAGATTTATGTTCCAAAATATATGTTTTCGGTTGGAATAATCTGTTCCGAATTTGTAAATTTCCTAATATCTCTTGTAGTGCTTGTAGCGGTAATGATTGTTACAAAGGCTCCATTTTACTGGTCTTTGATTTATGCTCCAATTCCAATATTCTTCCTAGTTATATTGATATTTGGTGTTGGTTTGATTTTAGCTACAGCTACAACATTTTTCACTGATATTAAATATCTTTACGGGGTTCTTGTAATGTTATTGGCTTATATGACTCCAATTTTCTATCCGATTTCTATTATTCCAAAGCAATTTATATTTTTCTTTAAATTGAATCCTCTTTATGCTGCAGTAACTTCATTTAGGGATATTGTACTCAACGGTACATTTCCGGGAACTGGGACATTGTTATATTTAATAGCATCATCAATCGTATCATTAATAATAGGTATTTATGTATTTAGAAAATATCAAAACAAATTTATCTTTAATCTATAG
- a CDS encoding glycosyltransferase family 2 protein → MNNYKITVVVPTYNTGKGIYDLFDSIKSQTMGFENIEVIFVDDNSPDEETLAILSELDSYSNVSVVKLKENSGFPGRGRNIGLDMAKGEFVIFCDHDDTYNEGAFERMYDEITSNGADLVFTNYFRVYPDRKDKEKTVFDGENIIIGNVEEDLRLFELSPSIWTKLFRKEFLTSNNISFLEGMLGEDLELFIHAILLSNKTIYLDDFYSYNYSIRDSDEDKSTIHLRNKLIFSKMIEGYYKTEELLSNLNKEEYFDLVFKKHFVYFLTNLVKSNISDDDKRELLIAINPILKRELLISPNLDERIFNGLARHLSNNQIDEAVKEMNKIKKIRRIKNKVKSFLKF, encoded by the coding sequence ATGAATAACTATAAGATAACCGTTGTTGTACCAACCTATAATACTGGCAAAGGCATTTATGATTTATTTGATTCTATCAAAAGCCAAACCATGGGCTTTGAGAATATTGAAGTTATTTTCGTTGATGACAATTCTCCAGATGAAGAAACATTAGCTATTTTAAGTGAATTGGATTCTTACAGCAATGTTTCTGTCGTTAAATTGAAGGAGAATTCCGGTTTTCCTGGTAGGGGCCGTAATATTGGGTTGGACATGGCTAAGGGGGAGTTTGTCATTTTCTGCGATCATGATGATACTTACAATGAGGGTGCATTTGAAAGAATGTACGATGAGATAACATCAAATGGTGCAGATCTGGTTTTTACAAACTACTTTAGGGTTTATCCAGATAGAAAAGATAAGGAAAAAACAGTTTTTGATGGGGAGAATATCATAATTGGAAATGTTGAAGAGGATTTGAGATTGTTCGAATTAAGCCCAAGCATATGGACAAAGCTGTTTAGAAAGGAGTTTTTAACAAGCAACAACATCTCATTTTTGGAGGGAATGCTTGGAGAGGATTTGGAACTCTTCATTCATGCAATTCTATTATCAAATAAAACAATATATTTGGATGATTTCTATAGTTACAATTACTCCATTAGGGATTCTGATGAGGACAAATCTACAATTCATTTAAGAAATAAGCTAATATTTTCCAAAATGATTGAAGGATATTATAAAACTGAAGAATTGCTGTCCAATTTAAATAAGGAAGAGTATTTTGACCTGGTTTTCAAAAAGCATTTTGTTTATTTCCTGACAAATCTAGTCAAAAGCAATATTTCCGATGATGATAAGAGGGAGCTGCTGATAGCTATTAACCCGATTCTTAAAAGGGAGCTACTTATTTCTCCAAATCTTGATGAAAGAATTTTCAATGGTTTGGCCAGGCATTTGTCAAATAATCAGATTGATGAAGCAGTTAAAGAAATGAATAAAATCAAAAAAATTAGAAGAATTAAGAATAAGGTAAAAAGTTTCTTAAAATTCTAA
- a CDS encoding glycosyltransferase family 2 protein, whose amino-acid sequence MKITVVIPTYNTGHRLYDLFDSIRAQTLGFENIEVIFVDDNSSDDLTLDILDKLNTFDNVSVVKLKENSGFPGRGRNIGLGMAQGEFVIFSDHDDTYNEDAFEKMYEEMVFNDSDMVVANFNQVNKGKINHFNSGIKERITIESFKDDLDIFQIPAAIWTRMFRKEFLTSNDIFFLEGMLCEDVYVATLANFKAKNIVYLPNTYAYNYSIRDSEGDRSTIHLRNRKYIEAILDGYFEICKWLDENYPEYGKNIFKKHLTSWIYTIVLSEISDEDRFELFKRAQIIFKKYYREDPYFKGKYNKLVKYILNGDFDQAVAESREIAKNQDNMNHRKGLFKRIKNKFSR is encoded by the coding sequence ATGAAAATAACTGTTGTAATTCCAACATACAATACTGGCCATAGGCTGTATGATTTATTTGATTCAATAAGGGCTCAAACTCTTGGCTTTGAAAATATAGAGGTTATTTTCGTCGATGACAATTCATCCGATGACCTTACCTTGGACATTTTGGATAAGCTAAATACATTTGACAACGTTTCCGTCGTTAAGTTGAAGGAGAATTCCGGTTTTCCTGGTAGGGGCCGTAATATTGGTTTGGGCATGGCTCAGGGAGAGTTTGTCATTTTTTCCGATCATGATGACACCTACAATGAGGACGCATTTGAAAAGATGTATGAAGAAATGGTTTTCAATGATTCTGACATGGTTGTAGCCAATTTCAATCAGGTTAACAAAGGAAAGATTAATCATTTTAATTCAGGAATTAAGGAAAGAATAACGATTGAAAGTTTTAAAGATGATTTGGATATATTTCAAATTCCTGCAGCAATTTGGACAAGGATGTTTAGAAAGGAGTTTTTAACAAGCAATGATATCTTCTTTTTGGAGGGGATGCTTTGTGAGGATGTTTATGTTGCAACATTAGCTAATTTCAAGGCCAAAAATATTGTTTATCTGCCTAATACCTATGCCTACAACTACAGCATCAGGGATTCTGAAGGGGACAGGTCCACAATTCACCTGAGAAACAGGAAGTATATTGAGGCTATTCTGGACGGCTATTTTGAAATTTGCAAGTGGCTGGATGAAAATTATCCAGAATACGGCAAAAACATATTTAAAAAGCATTTGACTTCTTGGATTTATACAATTGTTTTAAGCGAGATATCTGATGAGGACAGATTTGAACTGTTTAAAAGGGCACAGATTATCTTTAAAAAATATTACAGGGAGGATCCTTATTTTAAAGGAAAATATAATAAATTGGTAAAATATATTTTAAATGGGGATTTCGACCAAGCCGTTGCGGAATCAAGAGAAATTGCAAAAAACCAGGACAATATGAACCATAGAAAAGGTTTGTTCAAAAGAATAAAAAATAAGTTTTCCAGATAA
- a CDS encoding glycosyltransferase: MNFKNRLFSRLPFLYISKKVNDKNEAKFIYEGYKAIKDQNLFDEGFYLEKYPKTSSMDPLLHYLFFGFDEGKRPNEDFDGAFYANKYDVDINPLIHYALIGRNKGYSYKLEDFNLSDFRNDSKKAILFILHEKISNVGGTGFTSLDIIKSLGDNYKKFILTSSGEEVELWEYSDKLDKMAQWKVETSNIHALIDLDKSSKIISKNFEESLFNEDLHDIYAEILSKLDIDIIHINHLINNSFDIFKLADEFDIEYLISVHDFYYCCPSIHLLDRNLNFCNLDCCSNCAIDIDDEGKLDEVVEIWRRHCLKALDGAYLNIFPSESSLELYRKFYPKLSNFRVIEHGRDIEKITANPTFPEDKIRILFPGFISQHKGSLLIESLNKVDDNRIEFHFMGTTIPNLSFGVNHGRYKREDFGNIVKEISPNFIGIMSVCPETYSHTLTEAISTGIPIIATDLGAQKERVEKYDIGWIVNHRDSADIYNRIINISKEDYEKKANNISKVDLKSFDEMIGEYNEIYEGIQ, from the coding sequence ATGAATTTTAAGAATAGATTATTTTCCAGATTGCCTTTTTTATATATCTCAAAAAAAGTAAATGATAAGAATGAAGCTAAATTCATTTATGAAGGCTATAAGGCAATTAAAGATCAAAATCTCTTTGATGAGGGGTTTTATTTGGAAAAGTATCCCAAGACATCTTCTATGGATCCGCTTTTGCACTACCTGTTTTTTGGCTTTGATGAAGGAAAAAGGCCAAATGAGGATTTTGACGGTGCTTTTTATGCAAATAAATATGATGTTGACATAAATCCGTTAATCCACTATGCGTTGATAGGTCGAAATAAGGGTTATAGCTATAAGCTCGAAGATTTTAACTTATCTGATTTTAGAAACGATTCCAAAAAGGCCATTCTATTTATTCTCCATGAAAAGATAAGTAATGTAGGTGGAACAGGATTCACAAGTCTTGATATAATAAAATCATTGGGAGACAACTATAAAAAGTTCATTTTAACATCCTCTGGCGAAGAAGTGGAGTTATGGGAATATTCCGATAAGCTAGACAAGATGGCCCAATGGAAAGTTGAAACTTCAAACATCCATGCTTTGATAGATCTGGATAAGAGCTCCAAAATCATTTCCAAAAATTTTGAAGAAAGCCTATTCAATGAGGATTTGCATGATATTTATGCTGAAATCTTGTCAAAATTAGACATAGACATTATTCATATCAATCATTTAATCAACAATAGCTTTGATATTTTTAAATTAGCTGACGAATTCGATATTGAATATTTGATTAGTGTACATGACTTCTACTATTGCTGCCCTTCAATCCATCTTTTAGACAGGAATTTGAATTTCTGCAATTTGGACTGCTGCAGCAATTGTGCTATCGATATTGACGATGAGGGAAAGTTAGATGAAGTGGTTGAAATATGGCGCAGGCACTGTCTAAAGGCACTTGATGGAGCATATCTGAATATCTTCCCATCAGAATCATCATTGGAGCTCTATAGAAAATTTTATCCTAAGTTATCAAATTTTAGAGTAATCGAACACGGAAGGGATATTGAAAAGATAACTGCAAATCCGACATTTCCTGAAGATAAGATTAGAATTCTATTTCCAGGATTCATTTCCCAGCACAAGGGTTCCCTTTTAATTGAATCTTTAAACAAGGTTGATGACAACAGAATAGAATTTCATTTTATGGGAACTACAATTCCAAACCTTAGCTTTGGAGTTAACCATGGCAGATACAAACGTGAGGATTTTGGAAACATTGTAAAAGAGATAAGTCCAAATTTTATTGGTATAATGTCAGTTTGCCCCGAAACCTATTCCCATACATTAACTGAAGCAATTTCCACTGGAATTCCAATTATAGCTACTGATTTGGGGGCCCAAAAGGAAAGGGTTGAAAAGTATGACATTGGCTGGATAGTGAATCATAGGGATTCTGCAGATATTTATAACAGGATAATCAATATTTCAAAAGAGGATTATGAAAAGAAAGCCAATAACATTTCAAAGGTAGATTTAAAAAGCTTTGATGAAATGATTGGCGAGTACAATGAAATCTATGAGGGGATTCAATGA
- a CDS encoding glycosyltransferase family 2 protein yields MSSQISVVIPVYNQEKYLKECLDSVVNQTIGIENIEVIAVNDKSTDKSLDILNEYANKYPSFKIISHEENKGAGAAKNTGIKHVTSDYLTFLDSDDFLEKDALKSSLNLIKDNNCDLLLFNWKLYPIDEESIHKPNIAKNQIIESISEMPALIYATSTGSKIFHKSLYGFLNFSDISYDDNIMSVESLLNSRRTFLSENIGYFYRKNSESVTSKITLKSPLDLAISIGELFDLADVYQKEGKYIRLLILKFMDDILFWLYHYDWSSDEKLKIVNSLNNLGDISKQDIEFYNELNSSKLLYGEDILDLGKYGAQEFLDKYEEYNKSRLIGVAKLYVDTGNGFNENESIEVVFNNEEENEISFNLNSFENVRRLRFDPISDEYVKVHISNIESDCRKIKIASSNCDNGLDDIYQYFNTHDPMYILTGDFDLISYIKFSFSLNLLNDLELKELLRKKNKFVGTVKSIIKNKFF; encoded by the coding sequence GTGTCTTCTCAGATTAGTGTTGTAATTCCAGTGTATAATCAGGAAAAATATCTTAAAGAATGTTTGGATAGTGTTGTAAATCAGACAATAGGTATTGAAAATATTGAAGTAATAGCAGTCAATGACAAGAGTACTGATAAATCTTTAGATATTCTAAATGAATATGCAAATAAATATCCATCATTTAAAATAATCAGTCACGAAGAAAATAAAGGTGCTGGAGCTGCTAAAAATACTGGAATTAAACATGTGACTTCTGATTATCTTACTTTTTTGGATAGTGATGATTTTCTGGAAAAAGATGCATTAAAAAGCTCTTTAAATCTTATTAAAGATAACAATTGCGATTTATTATTGTTTAATTGGAAATTGTATCCGATAGATGAAGAGTCAATCCATAAGCCAAATATTGCTAAAAATCAAATAATCGAATCAATATCTGAAATGCCTGCCTTGATTTATGCCACATCCACAGGAAGTAAAATATTTCATAAAAGCTTATATGGGTTTTTGAACTTTTCAGACATTTCTTATGATGACAATATCATGAGCGTTGAATCATTATTAAATTCAAGGAGAACTTTCCTGTCAGAAAACATTGGATATTTCTATAGAAAAAATTCCGAATCGGTTACAAGCAAAATCACTCTTAAAAGCCCATTGGACCTGGCAATTTCCATTGGGGAACTTTTTGACTTGGCTGATGTTTATCAAAAGGAAGGCAAATATATCCGGCTGCTAATTTTAAAATTCATGGATGATATCTTATTCTGGCTATATCATTATGATTGGTCTTCAGATGAAAAATTGAAAATAGTCAACTCTCTCAATAATCTTGGAGATATTTCTAAACAGGATATTGAATTTTACAACGAGTTAAACTCTTCTAAATTATTGTACGGTGAAGACATTCTTGATTTGGGCAAGTATGGTGCGCAGGAATTCCTTGACAAGTATGAAGAATACAATAAATCAAGACTCATAGGCGTGGCCAAACTTTATGTTGATACGGGCAATGGTTTTAATGAAAACGAGTCAATTGAAGTCGTTTTCAACAATGAGGAGGAGAATGAGATTTCTTTTAATTTAAATTCATTTGAAAATGTTAGGAGGTTACGTTTCGATCCAATCAGCGATGAATACGTTAAGGTACATATTTCTAATATTGAATCCGACTGTAGAAAAATTAAGATTGCATCTTCAAATTGTGACAATGGCCTAGATGATATATATCAATATTTCAATACTCATGACCCAATGTATATTTTAACAGGGGATTTTGACTTAATTTCTTATATTAAATTCAGTTTTAGCTTAAATTTGCTCAATGATTTGGAATTGAAGGAGCTGCTTAGGAAAAAAAATAAATTTGTCGGCACTGTCAAATCCATTATCAAAAATAAATTTTTTTAG
- the rfbB gene encoding dTDP-glucose 4,6-dehydratase: MTKILITGGAGFIGSNFVRYVADKYPDYEIVNLDLLTYCGNLENLKDIEFNSNYSFVKGNIADKDLVSDVMKDCDYVVNFAAESHVDRSIEDPEIFVKSNVLGTQVLLDAARKANVEKYVQISTDEVYGSLGPEGYFTEDSPLKPNSPYSASKAGADLIVRSYHNTFGMPVNITRCSNNYGPYQFPEKLIPLMISNALEDKSLPVYGDGKNIRDWLHVYDHCTAVDLVLHDANAGEVYNIGGNNEKQNIDIVKLILKDLGKDESLIKFVKDRLGHDRRYAIDSTKIQEELGWKPKYTFEEGIKETIQWYLDNQEWIEQVKSGEYQEYYRKMYLG, from the coding sequence TTGACTAAAATATTGATTACTGGCGGGGCAGGATTTATCGGCAGCAATTTTGTAAGATATGTTGCAGACAAATATCCTGATTATGAAATTGTTAATTTAGATTTGCTTACCTATTGCGGAAATCTTGAAAATCTTAAAGATATCGAGTTTAATAGTAATTATAGCTTTGTTAAGGGTAACATCGCTGATAAGGACTTGGTTTCAGATGTAATGAAGGATTGTGACTATGTCGTAAATTTTGCAGCTGAAAGCCATGTGGACAGAAGCATTGAAGATCCTGAAATTTTTGTCAAATCCAATGTTTTGGGAACCCAGGTTCTTTTAGACGCAGCTCGCAAGGCTAATGTGGAAAAATATGTTCAGATATCCACAGACGAAGTTTATGGAAGTTTAGGACCTGAAGGATACTTTACAGAAGACTCTCCACTAAAACCAAATAGCCCATATTCCGCTTCTAAGGCGGGTGCGGACTTGATTGTACGCTCTTACCATAATACTTTCGGAATGCCTGTAAATATCACTCGCTGTTCCAACAATTATGGTCCTTACCAATTTCCTGAAAAGCTAATTCCGCTAATGATTTCAAACGCCCTTGAAGATAAGTCTCTTCCTGTTTATGGGGATGGAAAGAACATACGTGACTGGCTGCATGTTTATGATCATTGTACAGCTGTTGATTTAGTATTGCATGATGCAAATGCAGGTGAAGTCTATAATATTGGCGGGAACAATGAAAAACAAAATATTGACATTGTCAAACTGATTTTAAAGGATTTGGGTAAAGATGAATCTTTAATAAAATTTGTAAAGGATAGATTGGGTCATGATAGGCGCTATGCAATTGACTCTACTAAAATTCAAGAGGAACTTGGATGGAAACCTAAATACACTTTTGAAGAGGGAATTAAAGAAACCATTCAATGGTATTTGGATAATCAAGAGTGGATTGAACAGGTTAAATCAGGCGAATATCAGGAATATTACAGAAAAATGTATTTGGGATAA
- the rfbC gene encoding dTDP-4-dehydrorhamnose 3,5-epimerase: protein MGQFKFTDTDIDGMFLVEPAVFEDNRGSFMETYNEADFKNAGHDLTFVQDNQSKSSKGVLRGLHFQINYPQGKLVRVIKGEVFDVGVDLREGSKTYGQWFGAILSEENKKQLFIPEGFAHGFLVLSDEAEFVYKCTDFYHGDDEGGIKWNDESIAVEWPLEGIDEIILSEKDEKWLTLDENPISFKVI from the coding sequence ATGGGACAATTTAAATTCACAGATACGGATATAGATGGAATGTTTTTAGTAGAACCTGCGGTATTTGAAGATAACAGAGGCTCTTTTATGGAAACATATAATGAGGCAGACTTTAAAAATGCAGGGCATGATTTGACATTTGTGCAAGACAATCAATCAAAATCATCAAAAGGAGTTTTAAGAGGACTTCATTTTCAAATCAATTATCCTCAAGGAAAACTTGTTCGTGTAATTAAAGGAGAGGTTTTTGACGTTGGGGTTGACTTGAGAGAAGGCTCAAAAACTTATGGGCAATGGTTTGGAGCAATATTGTCAGAAGAAAATAAAAAACAGCTATTCATTCCAGAAGGATTTGCACATGGATTTTTAGTGCTATCAGATGAAGCAGAGTTCGTATACAAATGCACTGACTTCTATCATGGTGACGATGAAGGAGGTATTAAGTGGAATGATGAATCTATAGCTGTTGAATGGCCTTTAGAGGGTATTGATGAAATTATATTGTCTGAAAAGGATGAAAAATGGCTGACCTTAGATGAAAATCCAATTAGTTTTAAGGTGATTTAA
- the rfbA gene encoding glucose-1-phosphate thymidylyltransferase RfbA, whose product MKGIVLAGGSGTRLYPITKAISKQLIPIYDKPMIYYPISVLMLAGIKDILIISTPRDLPMFKDLLGDGSRLGIKFSYEVQENPNGLAEAFIIGEEFIGDDKVALILGDNIFHGHRFTEILERSCELDEGAVVFGYYTNNPEAFGVVEFNEDGKVLSIEEKPEKPKSNYIVPGLYFYDNDVIEIAKNVKPSRRGEVEITSVNEEYLNRNKLNVELLGRGMAWLDTGTHDGLLEASNFIETIQKRQGLYVACLEEIAYNKGYISKEQLLKTAEELKKTDYGQYLFNLAER is encoded by the coding sequence ATGAAGGGAATTGTGCTTGCTGGAGGGTCTGGAACTCGTTTATATCCAATCACCAAGGCAATATCTAAACAACTAATTCCTATTTACGACAAACCAATGATTTATTACCCAATTTCTGTTCTGATGTTGGCAGGAATTAAAGATATATTAATAATATCCACTCCAAGAGATTTGCCTATGTTTAAGGATTTATTGGGTGATGGAAGTAGATTAGGTATTAAATTTAGCTATGAAGTTCAAGAAAATCCAAATGGTCTTGCAGAAGCATTTATAATTGGAGAGGAGTTTATAGGTGATGATAAGGTAGCTCTTATTTTAGGAGACAATATTTTTCATGGCCATAGATTCACAGAAATATTGGAAAGATCCTGCGAATTAGATGAAGGAGCTGTTGTATTCGGATATTATACCAATAATCCTGAGGCCTTTGGCGTTGTTGAATTTAATGAAGATGGAAAAGTTCTTTCAATAGAGGAAAAACCAGAAAAACCTAAATCAAATTACATAGTTCCGGGACTTTATTTCTATGACAATGATGTAATCGAAATAGCAAAAAACGTAAAGCCTTCTAGAAGAGGAGAAGTAGAAATAACATCAGTTAACGAGGAATACCTCAATAGAAATAAATTAAATGTGGAGCTTCTTGGAAGGGGAATGGCATGGTTAGATACAGGGACTCATGATGGATTATTGGAGGCATCTAACTTTATTGAAACAATTCAAAAAAGACAAGGGCTTTATGTTGCATGTCTTGAAGAGATTGCATACAACAAAGGTTATATATCAAAAGAACAACTTTTAAAAACAGCAGAAGAACTCAAGAAAACTGACTATGGTCAGTATTTATTTAACTTAGCGGAAAGATAA
- the rfbD gene encoding dTDP-4-dehydrorhamnose reductase — protein MKILITGSNGMLGHDLIEVFHEDNVLINTTSKTLDITNRDDVINFIGKEKPDVVINSAAYTNVDDCETNQEMAYAVNGDGVKNLALACKETDSVLVHISTDYVFKGDKDTPRLENDELGPMSIYGKSKLKGEEAILSILDKYFIIRTAWLYGCNGGNFPKTMLELAKEHDTLTVVYDEVGSPTYTLDLAKAISELIKTDNYGIYHVTNSDSCSWFEFAKLIFELADVDVEVTPVTAKEFARPAPRPSYSVLDNRKWVENGFEPLRSYKDAIKDYIDILNGGI, from the coding sequence ATGAAAATTTTAATTACAGGTTCTAATGGTATGTTGGGGCATGATTTAATTGAAGTATTTCATGAAGATAATGTTTTAATCAATACTACATCTAAAACATTAGATATTACAAATAGGGATGATGTAATTAATTTTATTGGAAAAGAAAAGCCTGATGTTGTTATAAATTCAGCGGCTTATACTAATGTTGACGATTGTGAAACAAATCAGGAAATGGCTTATGCTGTTAATGGGGATGGAGTTAAAAATCTTGCATTGGCTTGTAAGGAAACCGATAGTGTTTTAGTTCATATAAGTACAGATTATGTTTTTAAGGGGGATAAGGATACTCCTAGGCTTGAAAATGATGAATTGGGTCCTATGAGTATCTATGGGAAAAGCAAGCTTAAAGGTGAAGAAGCTATTCTCTCTATTTTAGATAAATATTTCATTATTAGAACTGCTTGGCTATATGGTTGCAATGGGGGAAATTTTCCCAAGACAATGTTGGAGTTGGCAAAAGAACACGATACTCTCACTGTAGTTTATGATGAGGTTGGAAGTCCAACATATACTCTTGATTTGGCCAAAGCGATTTCTGAATTGATAAAAACTGATAACTATGGAATTTATCATGTTACAAATTCAGACAGCTGTTCATGGTTTGAATTTGCAAAATTAATATTTGAATTGGCAGATGTTGATGTTGAAGTGACTCCTGTAACAGCTAAGGAATTTGCAAGGCCCGCTCCAAGACCATCCTATTCAGTTTTGGATAATAGAAAATGGGTTGAAAATGGATTTGAACCTTTAAGAAGTTATAAGGACGCAATTAAAGATTATATTGATATTTTAAATGGAGGTATTTGA